The sequence CTCCCGGGCCACCCGGCGCGCAATCGTCTCCCCGCACGCCCGCGCACACTCCGTCACACGGGCAAAATCAGTGACGTTGAGTATCACGAAGCGCGAAAGAAGGTCTTGGAAGGGATCGGTAGTCGACGACCACCGTCAGCCGAGAACCACGGGCGGCAGGCCACAACCAAGAAGAGAGGTCCGTAGATGATGAAGTCGCCGGAGGCCTTAGTCTCGTACTCGGTCTGGTGACCCTCGGGGGGTGCCAGCCAGGAGGGGTGCGTCTTCGCCTGAGAGCGTGCAGATCCCCAGTCCGTCTACCAGCCCATTGGCGAAGATCAGGAGGGCATCTTCGACGCTGGTTTCCATGATTTTCGCGCCTTGGGGCCACAGATGCCGCCCCGGGGCTCGGAGCCCAGTAACTTCAGCTACACGTCCTCAACCGGGCTGCGCCCGTCGAGCCAGTTCAGCTCGCTATCCAGCATGAACTGTGTGGTCCAGGGTATGGTGCACTCCCACGGCCGAAACTGCACGATGGTCTCGTAAAGCGACCGGATATGCTCCGGGCTCGGATCGGTGGTCAACGCTGCCAGCTGCGCAAGCAAATCGCGTGGTTTGTCGGCGGCGCGCTCCAGTACGGCGAGGAACCACTTGTGATACGGGTAAAGCAGTTCGTTGTGAGCCAGAATCAGCCTGCCGGCGAACAGCACCATCTTGTTAGCGGCGACGCCGAGCAGGTAGCGGTTCCGCAGCTTCAACGCCTCGTGGGCATACCAGTGCCAGACCTCGAACTGGGCGTAGAAGCGCTGCAAGCGGGCGGCTTTGTCGGCGAGCGGATAGCGCACGATTTCACCCAGGACGGTCGCAAGACCGGCGATGCCGGAGAACAGCACCTGGGCATCCTGAAACGCAAAGCGCGCCGGCTCACTGCCGGCGGCGGCGATCTTCTGCAGGAACCCTTCTCCGAGATACTTCCCGTCGACGTAGCCGCCTTCGTAAGCGCACAGCGTGGGATCGTAATAC is a genomic window of Deltaproteobacteria bacterium containing:
- a CDS encoding nucleotidyltransferase domain-containing protein, with protein sequence MYAHHQDAIQRSIQHFSNDSEVLALILGGSIAHGFATAASDVDVMILVSDRDYEARLRDGRLQYYDPTLCAYEGGYVDGKYLGEGFLQKIAAAGSEPARFAFQDAQVLFSGIAGLATVLGEIVRYPLADKAARLQRFYAQFEVWHWYAHEALKLRNRYLLGVAANKMVLFAGRLILAHNELLYPYHKWFLAVLERAADKPRDLLAQLAALTTDPSPEHIRSLYETIVQFRPWECTIPWTTQFMLDSELNWLDGRSPVEDV